DNA from Lemur catta isolate mLemCat1 chromosome 7, mLemCat1.pri, whole genome shotgun sequence:
GAAGAAGCTCATCTCCGTTGTTCCTGGAAATCCTTTTGACTTGATGGGCATACAGCCCTGGAGGCCAGGGTTTCTAGGACAGGCATTTCACTTATCCTTAGAAGAAATCCGGACAGTAGAGACTCTGTGCCCAGTCAGCTCAATGCTGCCCTGCACATCACCCACTGGGGCTTTAGGGCCACACTTAGATGCTCTGTGCCTCTCTTTCTTCACCTTTAAAATGGGGTTAATGGGACGTTGCATCACATTTCAATTCAAGGAGAGTTTATAAATACACATGTACATTTATAGTTAGATTAATGATTGTATCATATATACTTTCCTTGAATCCCTCCAATGGCACCCAGGGGCTAGAGGGGCAGAAAATATTATGTGAGATTTATAACAGAGTAAATGGAGccaaagaaaattaagatttgCTTTGGACTGCAGAGCAAATATGTTGGACACCGAGGCAGAATGGAACTCATACCCTGGGCTGAACGAGGAATAACTTCTGCAGGTGACTCCAGCATAGGTGGAGAATGTATCCTAATGTCAAGTCAGAAGTAGACCACCTTGTCCTGTCTGCCAGACACAAACAGTTTTCATATCTGGGCTGAAGTGTCCTAGAAAACATGTTCCTGTTTCTAGCACAGCACAAGGCCTTTGCCTACAAGAACGTACGCGAgtaggtttaaaaataaagaaggaaacagtGCAGAAAATCAGCAGAAAGCTGTTTCCCCCAAAgagctgagggcaggaggatgtGCATTCCCATGTGCCCTGCCCGATGACTCACTcttccaggcactgtgcctgcCCTGTCCCACATGAGTGGCTCCAGGGGTCTGCGACAGCTCTCCTACTGGACCCCTGCCTGGGTTCCGATAGCTGGGTCCCCAGAGCACACGGGGCCTCGGATCAGCACCATTTCTCACTGTCTCTGGGCATCTGCAGTCGGGTTTTCCATACAGTCTCCTGCTGAGGGGCAGAGCAAACCCTGCCAAGGATCTGCAAAAACCCCAAGCATTTCCCTCTGTTTCATATATCTTGGTAACTGccacaggaggggcagggagcaggtggccTGTGTGGAATGGGAAATGGCCAATGGATGTCTGAGACAAATGGCCCTTCAGATGGTCCTTCACTGAGATACTTTAAAAGTCACCTTGAAATTGCTACAGTTACCCAGGCAGTGAAGGAAAAAGTCTACCAGGATCATCCGACTTTCCAGGACGGGTGAGACTGGCCTTGGTCAGCCAGTGGGCAGTTGGCTCAGTGGTTCATAGAACCTTCACCAGGTTGTTCTATCAGGAGCACAGTTTCCTGGTGTTCCATCTGGCCAAACCTGTGGCTGGAATCACTCCAAAAGTGGCAGCAAGGGGGCTCCTACAAGGGACTGGCCCAAACTGTCCTGAGATGGGGCCAGTCGAGAGTCCAAAGAAGGAAGCAGTAAACATCGGGTGGCCAGTTCAAAGCACTCGTTGGGGGAACTTGCACGCAGAGCGCTGCCGCAGGGCTCACGCAGACCGCAAGAAGAGAGGCCCAGGTACGTCTGCAAAGCGGAGGCCACGCCATTTATTTGGCCTAAGGCTGCGGTATCGATCTTTCAGGGCTGCAGGCAGCAACCTAACAGGTTCATCAGTTGCCTGGGAATGTTCACAGCCCCAGCTTGGGACGGGGAAAGCCTgcagctgggtgacagagtggccTAGGCACTTCCCAgtcaggacagagagagaaagggagagggacagGAGGGCCTGGGAAGAAAAGCACTTGGAAATCAGAGAACGCTTACTGACCATGACAGAAAAGGGCTGAGTGATAGCATCCCCAAGGTGACCTGTCCCAGGATCGGGAGCTCATAGACTTTCTGGAGGCAGCAGTTCCTCAGGCTGAGCAGGAGCCGTAGACATCATTATCTGCCGGCCTGTAAGGCAAGTGCTGTGGAGCTGCCCTCAGACTGGAGCCAGATGAACCTAGATCCAAAACCTACCTGGGAACACGCTACTTCAGCTACACTTTCCCATCTGAGAAATGGAGGGGTAATGACAGTATTTGTCCAATAgctttgttgtgaggattaaatgagctaatggaTATAAATTTCtttccaccatgcctggctcatgaATGCTCATGAATGCTCATGAATTTAGGATGTTTTCATTAATTGAACAGATTCTCATGGTCTTTCTTAATTTCACCAGTCTTAAAGCATTTAAATGGTTTTGAGCAGAATATCAAAAGAGCATCAGTTCAGGTATTGCAGGTGTCTGGGTGTCTCTCTGAAATGTGGCATGTACTCCAAAAACATTTTACAGCCTTTTTGAAAACCTCAGGGCATTAACTTCCTGCCCATCTCAATTTCTTAGAGGACAGAGAATAACTGACCCAAATTTTTTAATGGTGGGTCTACATAGCAATTTATCACTTTAGTAAGTGCTCAGACAGCCACAGACTCCCCACTCAGATGGCAGGAGTGACCACTTGGTGACTCAGACACACGCTGCCTTCTTTCTGTCTGCTGCTAAAAGGTCTCAGATAAAATGAGAGGAGACAGCAGGTAGAAgggaaagagcacaggctttgggcTGGATGAGCAGGAATCCAAATATCAGTTTTGTCACTTATTTGGTGGCCTGGGTGTTACCTAACCTCTTTGGGactctgttttattatttattcatccatttattcggTAAGTACTTTTTGAGTATATAGAATGTTCCAGGCTATGTTCTAGGTACTTGAAATGTATTgggaaacaaaacagacacaaaattTTGCCCTTGTGGAGCTGACATTCGATGGCAGGAGAGAGATTAGTAGAAATAATCTGACCCATAAGCAGACAACACCATGCTTATATAACAGGGGTTCCCATGGCTAGCGCCAGGGGGTTGTTGTAATGGGCCATAATCCAACTATAATGCATGGaacatagtaggcatttaataaattgttgctattattattttcataattactcCCAGATTTCTCAAATCCTTTAAACACTTAATGTATAGGTTGCACCTAGgtactttccatttattcattcaacaaaaactgTTGTGCATCTATTGTGTGGTAGAATCTGTATGAGGCAACAGGGATACAAAAAGAACAGGGTCCCTTGAGAATGCCACAGTCTGACCCACCGTGTACCAGCGGAGAGGCCTGTGAGCACCCAGGGCAAGATGACCTTCGGTCCTGTGTTTCCGTGAGCCGGAACAGTCCACTTCACTGATGTTGTCTTTTTTAATTCAGAGTGCCCCGGCCATGGCTGGCGATTCTAGGAATGCTATGAACCAGGACATGGAGATTGGAGTCACTCCATGGGACCCCAAGAAGATTCCCAAACAGGCCCGCGATTACGTCCCCGTTGCCACAGACCGCACCCGCCTGCTGGCCGAAGGCAAGAAGCCCCGCCAGCGCTACATGGAGAAGAGTGGCAAGTGCAACGTGCACCACGGCAATGTCCAGGAAACCTATCGGTACCTGAGCGATCTTTTCACCACCTTGGTGGACCTCAAGTGGCGCTTCAACCTGCTTGTCTTCACCATGGTCTACACCACCACTTGGCTGTTCTTTGGCTTCATTTGGTGGCTCATTGCTTACATCCGGGGGGATCTGGACCACGTCGGCGACCAAGAGTGGATTCCTTGTGTTGAAAACCTCAGTGGCTTTGTGTCTGCTTTCCTGTTCTCCATTGAGACCGAAACGACCATTGGGTACGGCTTCCGGGTCATCACAGAGAAGTGTCCAGAGGGCATCATACTCCTCCTGGTCCAGGCCATCCTGGGCTCCATCGTCAACGCCTTCATGGTGGGCTGCATGTTCGTCAAGATCAGCCAGCCAAAGAAGAGAGCAGAGACCCTCATGTTTTCCAACAACGCGGTCATCTCCATGCGGGACGAGAAGCTGTGCTTCATGTTCAGGGTGGGCGACCTGCGTAACTCCCACATCGTGGAGGCCTCCATCCGCGCCAAGCTCATCAAGTCCCGGCAGACAAAAGAAGGGGAGTTCATCCCCCTGAACCAGACGGACATCAACGTGGGCTTTGACACGGGTGACGACCGTCTCTTCCTGGTGTCTCCACTCATCATCTCCCACGAGATCAACGAGAAGAGCCCTTTCTGGGAGATGTCCCGGGCtcagctggagcaggaggagtTTGAAGTCGTGGTCATCCTAGAAGGCATGGTGGAAGCAACAGGTAAGATGCTCTTGTCCTCCTCACCACAGTGTCTCCTTGCCATGCTGTGACTCCAGAGGACGTGAGTCCGTGCCTGAGAATCTGAGACGGGACTGTCACACGTCACTCTCTGAATCGTGACCTAGGACGTACTGGCACTCAGGGTGTGCTGATGACAGTAGCTAACACTGATTGAGCCTTCCCGACTTTCAGCAGGGCCCAACCTCTAAACATAAATCATCTCACTGAACGCTGTCCCACCGGCACGGGTAAAGAAACAGAGCACAGACAGGTTAAATCGTTTGCCCAAGAGCAAGCGCTACCAAGTCACAGGGCCAGGATAGAAACCCAGGTGGGGGCAGGTGTGCTCTGCTCAGGAAGCAGATGAACCAGTGCTGCCCGgctggtggcccacgcctgtagtcccagctactcgggaggctgcggcaggaggatcacttgagcccaggagtttgaggttgctgtgagctaggctgacgcaacggcactctagcccaggcaacagagtgagactctctcaaaaaaaagaaaaaaagaaaccaaggcaGGGACCCCAGAGCTGGCCCCATTCCCAGTGGGCCAAACTGCCCCCTCCTGGAACAAGCGTTCTAGCCAAATAGAAGTTGCTGATCAAATGACTTCGGGAAACCCAGAGCGAAACAAAGGTGAACTGGTTTCCTTACAGAAGGACTTCACGGTATCTTTGCCTACTGTGACTCTCCTCACAGGGAGAGGACAGGAGGCAGCATTTCCCGAACTCCTGGGGGCTTGCACAATCCTTTCCTTGGAGACACACCCatgccccaggcctgggggagggggccttCTGGGGGGTCTGGAGCAGCCTGCCCCTCAGCTATACTGCACTGCAAAACAGGATGCATTCATGCTGAGCCACCAGCGCCACGTGTGCGCAGGGGAACGCCCTCCCTGCGGCCAACAGGGCAGCTCTCCTCAGCTACTGACTCCCATGGGTGGCTGGTAGCCAagaccctccttcctccctcagccACCAGCCACACAGGTCTCTGTGAGGAGGCTCCAGGGAGCCCAAGGCCTGAGGGAGTCCAGGCTCTGGCTGGGGATCCCAGTCCTCACCCGATGCCCACTTGGGGCCGGGAGGAGCCCCCAGCAGAACCCCAGACCCTGCTCCTTCCTTCCCGCCTGCCTCTcgtcttcctttctctttttctcgcCAGGTGGACTGGGCAGCACGTCAGGCCCTAAGGACGACCTATAGCAAACTCACCCATGCTCAGAACGATACGTatatgtttttctaattcttgCAAACAACAGTGTGGGGCTGGCTCAGTCTTGTTTTATAGCTGTGGAAGCTGAACCCCAGCGGGCTCGTGCAGACAGCAAGTGGTTCATACTCAGGTCTTCCACTTACAAATCTAGAGCTCTTCTCCCACACCACACTGGTCCCCTAACAATTAGGGGCCGTCACAAAGATGGCCGAGTGCACCTTCCTCGCCTGTGGGAAGCCGGTTGCAAGGCAGGGACTCAGAACACCCACAGCCTTCCCATTCCGGAGCCAGTGGGACTGGGCAGGGGTACTAATAGGCTCTGGGGACTAGTGCTGGAGGGGGCTGCTTGGCCATATGCTGGGGGCTGGAGCCCGGCCAGGCAGCATATGGTGGCAACCAGGGGAGCTCCTGAGGCCAAGGACAGTCAGGATGCAGGAAGCTCCCCCTTGCAGAGCTGGGGGCTTGCAGGTCACCCTGTCCTTGGCACTGAGGTCAGAATCAGAACGCGGAATGAGTCTCGGGGGAAGAGCTCCACTCTGAAGTCACAAAGGAGAAGTCAGGTCAGAGATGTGGGGACAAGTAAGGAGGCCATGTCTGACCACTGCCCGTGGCCACCCTCACTGCCACCAACTGTGCAGCAGGGAGAGTGCCCGTGGCCCACGGCAGAGGGAGCAGTGCTGATGTCCACTGCCTCCTCCCTTCTGAGTCCCTCAAAGTCAGCGGCCACAGTTGACTCATCCTGTttggcctcctcccctcccatgaCCTGGGCTATGCGTGCTCTGTCCATGGGGGCCCAGAGAGATAACGGCATGGGACCCTCCCCCCCCACCGCCCACACCCGTTCTACTTGAATGGCTCTTTGGAGCTTGCAGAGCCCAGCGCCGCTATGGATTCAGGCCGAGGCTTGAGCCACACAGCTCTGCACATCCTACCTGGGTGAGTTTGGGCAGAGTGCTGAACTTGTCAGCAAAATGAGGAGACTCAGCCTCCTGGGGCTGTTGGGAGGATTCCAGATCAAATGGAGCAGCCTACGCACAGCGCCGTGACTGACACCTAGAGAATGCTTTCCAATCCCCGATCAGGGCCCACTTTGGGCATCTGCACCTCtactgaggctgggggtgggcagcaaGGCTGAGGATTGAATGCAGAGGCCCAGCCCAGCCGGGCATCCCTGAGAGCAGAGCGGAGTGCAGGTGACAAGCCCGCCGTGTGCAGGGGGCACTGGGACACCAAGGGCGGGAAGCAGCCTTTGACAAGGGGCTGGTCTGTATGAGACCCTCCCAGAGAACGCTTCTCCCCAGCTCCCAAAGAGCACAGCTAGTACCTTCCTTGGCTAGAAGACTAAATACCAGAAAGCCACTTCCCTGTTACTCTAAGCACAGAGGCTTCTCATCCATAAACAAAGCTGCGCTGCCTCTCTGGAGAGATAGCAACACCTAAAAATAACACAGGCATGCCAGAGGCTAAGTAGACAGGGACTGCAGGCATCGGAGCATCCTCAGATCAAGGAGccaagttgtgtgtgtgtgtgtgtgtgtgtgtgtgtgtgtgtgtgtgtgtgtgtgtgtgtgtgtatgggcaCATGTATCAGTGTGGAATCTTCTGTCATGTGCATCTACCTGAAACAATCTCCATATGTTCCAAATGCCTGTTAGCTTTTCTGTATTCATTCACTCTGAATTCATCTTCGCTCAAGCCCCTTTCCTACCTCTTCTCTCATCTCAATCTTCTAGACCTGAATGTTGTTTTCAGGAATCACGTCCCTGCCTCCAACTATTCCAAAAATTATTTGCTCCAGTCTCTAGGAACCTACTCCAGAATCTTGcatgttgatttctaattttctgcCTCCACCAAACCTTGAGCTCCTCCAGGGCAAGGACCATGTCTTAGTTAGCTTTACACCTCCATTGAGCTTAGCACAAAGTAGATGTTCAGCAAATACTTGATGAATGACAGGATGTATGAATGATAGGATGGATGGATAATTGGActgatggatggttggatggatgggtgggtgattGGATAGACggatagatggatggaaggatgaagATTGGACAGATAGATGAATGACAGAATGGATGGTTGATTGGACAGATGGTTGGATgacaggatggatggatgataggatggatggatggatggatggatggatgattggacagatgaatggatgatagcatggatggatggatgattggacagatggatggatgattggacagatggatgaatgataggatggatggatggatgatgggatggatggatggatgataggatggatggatggatgatgggatggatggatggatgaatgattgggtggatggatacatggatggatggataaatggatggatgaatgcatCTTACTGCATGTGGTTTCTGTTTCCCCAGGCATGACTTGCCAAGCACGGAGCTCCTACATGGATACAGAGGTGCTCTGGGGCCACCGATTCACACCAGTCCTCACCTTGGAAAAGGGTTTCTATGAGGTGGACTACAACACCTTCCATGACACGTATGAGACCAACACGCCCAGCTGCTGTGCCAAGGAGCTGGCAGAAATGAAGCGGGAAGGCCAGCTCCTCCAGtacctccccaccacccccctaCTGGGGGGCTGTGCTGAGCCAGAGCCAGATGCAGAAGCTGAGCAGGAGGAAGCGGATGAGCCCAGGGGGCTCAGTGGGTCCAGGGATACCAGGGGCTCAGTGTGAGAGCCACACTCTCCTCACAACCTCCCCTCACTGGCTTGTGGGAGCACAGACACTGCaggtggtgggagtgggggtgggagcagATAGCTGAGTGTGCTGTTTAGGGGCTGGTTGGGGTGAGGAACAATATATCCATCCCTCCCAGCTCCTAGCTCAGGACCTCCCTGAAGCAGGTGGCATCCTGCCTGGACCCCCCATGACATGCTGTCTCTATCAGCAATGGCCAAGGGGGTCAGGTCAGGATGAGTTTCCCCGCAGTGAATGCCACAGGCTGGTGTCTGTCCTGTCTCTGCCAATTGGACTGGGTCATTTCCCTTCTTGGGTCTCATAGACCCCTCCAGGGGCTGACATCTAGAGAGGGCTGTCAtccccttcctctttcccacCACCCCAGGGCCTGTCGTGGATTCAGACAGGAGCAATTCTGCCTGAGGGAAGCTCAGCCCTCTGCTCCAGGGTGGGCTCACAGAGCCCCCTTGGGTTAAGGTCTATCAAGTCAGGAGGCAATTCCTTTTAAACCAGACTCCAATGACCAACTATTGGGTGCTACGGAGTGTACAGCCCTGATGGTCTCTGCTATTATCTGCGAAGTGTGTTTCCCTCTGCTGTGTTCTGCATGTCCAATGTAGCCTATTGGATAATTGATCTCTTTAGAATGACTCTCAGAAGGTGGCCTGGGGCCACAGAGCCGCCTGAGTGGCATCAGCACTTCCTGGCCCACCCCCAACCACACTTGCCTGCACCTCCCACCAGAGGGAGAGCCCAGGCAGCTGGGCCTTTTCAAGGGCTTTTTGGCCCAAGCCCCTCAAAGTGCTTCTAACCTTCACCACACTGTTCTTCACAATCTCAGAGAGCCTGTGGTGTGATCTGGGGAGAAAGCTGGTTTCAGAAGGCGAGGCCAGCCAGCCGGTGCTGAAatagggagggcagaggggaagggaagacagaaggaaaggccatgaaaatttcaaaataagcatCTGCCCCAATTGTTGCCAAGATGCTCTGGCCTCAGGGCATCACACCTTTGCTATCAAGGTGAATAATGGGGTATGAATCAAAAGTGACAGGTGACTGCAGCAGCCGCAGCCTCACAGTCAAGACCAGGCTGGACAAACGCTCAGGCCGCTGCTGAGAAGCCCCTGCCCCCGGCAACTTACACGTGGAGCTCCCACAGGCCGGGATGAcacccagggaaggggaagggaagggctgcctcccccagcctggaAACAGGAGGGCGAGGGGAGTCGGCGGGAAACGCAGGAGGGGCGTGATTGTTAAGAGAACAGGAACACAGGAGAGTCTTAAAATCAGCAAGTGCAGAGGCTTTTCTTTTACAATCTGGAGGCCCAGGAAGAGTGAGGGCAGGTTGTGCCGACTGACTGTTGGGGGATGAAGTGTGTGCTGAGATCGACATGCTGCTGCTGAGCAGACCCGACCTGGAGCGAGCTCAGGTGTTCCCAGGCAGGGAATTGTGTAGGCACAATTTTCACAGCTCTCAGCTGGCCTTTGAAAGTGGAAGCGTCGTCCTGCCTTGGACAGGAACACCTTACCAGGAGTAAGAGCAGAGCTGCAGGGAGGCAGAAAGTCAGGGCAGAGCAGAGGGGAAGGCTCCGAGTCTCAGGCCGTTCCCTTCAGGCCGGGCTTTCCAGGTCCTGGggctggtgggagaggaggggcagcctgggctggggagcgAGCGGGCTGCCCGCTCTGGGGGTGGATGCAGGGGGGGTTCTTGTGCTTAGCTCCCGGGCTGGACCTTCATCGGTGGGGCCACGGAGGCCATGGGCAAGTGGGGTCTTCccggcaggggcagggcaggagtgGTGGTTCCAGGCATCCTGGGTGAAGcaggcctggagggaggggaaTGGGTTGGCATCCACCCCTCAGGGGAAAGGGAAGCAGACGGTGCCCCAGTGGGGGTCCGGCGCAGTCAGGGGTCTGAGGCAGACAGCCCATTCGCAGAGGGGAGGCCTTGGGGCCTCAGAGGGGCCACAGCTGGACCTCTCAGGTTGCAGACCCCAGGTTTACTAATAGGCAAATCATTTTTCCACACCCCCTTGCTGCATCTAAAGCCTGTCTTAGTCTGAACAGGTCTCCGCTGGCATTTACAACCAAGTGCAAGGGTGGCAGTACTTGAGGAAGGGACGGCGACTCACTCACCGACCTCCAGTAGCAGTTGTGATTCTGAACCGTCCCCACGGGCCAAGTGGGCCGCTCTGCAGCTCTTGAACTCTGCCAGTGGCCTCCGTGAGCCAAGTCACATCTCTCAGCCAACTGTGGAAGCTGCAGAGGCTATTGAAGAGGAAGAGGGCAATATAGGCCTCTTCTAAAGCTCCCGGACAGGCCGCAGCCGAGATATACCAGATTAGTAAAACACGAATCCCAATGTGCCTGTTCTGCTGTCTATCTCGGAAACTTAAACACCGGAAAACCGCCCTTCGTATCCCAAAGAAATCCCTTCTTGGTGACCAGTTGATCCAACTACAGTTTGAAAAGTTCTCCAGATCATTTTCTGGGAGTTCTTGAATAAACATGAACTTATTAAATGCAAAGTCTGATGATGGACAGAGTTTCAAGGGGTCACTTTGAAAACATTGCTCCTGCATACAAACCACTTGCAGGCCACAGCCCAGAGCTGCACGGCTCTGAGCCTGCACCATCACTTCTGACGGGCCACAGGGAGCTCAGCCCAGCTTCAAGATGGGGTCACTGGCAGTTCCCACAGTCTACAGCATCCCCAGAGTCCCAAAGCGACATCTCATTTGTCAGACCCTGAAAGTTTGGGGAGCTGACTTCCTGCCTTAACTTCCATGTCCTTCCTCTCCAGAAACGTCCCCTGTAAGGGAGAAGCCTCTGGGAATTTAGAAGATGAAAGTTCCCACTCGTCCTCCTGTCGCCACCAAACTGGCACCGGAGAGGTGCAGTCACCACTGCCCAAGCGCACCGCTCCCAGGCCAGGGCGGAGTGGGCGTGGCCCGTGGCTCTCCCTGCAGGGAGGAGTGGGCGTGGCCCATGGTTTCCCCCTGAAGACAGGGCGGAGTGGGCGTGGCCCCTAGCTCTCCCCGCAGACAGGGCGGAGTGGGCGTGGCCCATGTCTCTCCCCGCAGACAGGGCGGAGTGGGCGTGGCCCGTGGCTCTCCCCGCAGACAGGGCGGAGTGGGCGTGGCCCGTGGCTCTCCCCGCAGACAAGGCGGAGTGGGCGTGGCCCGTGGCTCTCCCTGCAGACAGGGAGGAGTGGGCGTGGCCCGTGGCTCTCCCTGCAGACCGGCCCCTCCGGTCTCCTGTGCAGCCAGAGAACCCGCTGCCCGTCCTGCCGCTGCTCCTGCTCGGAGATCCTGGCTTGGAGCAGTTAccgtgagggaggaggggcaccCCTGCCTGTCTGGGGAGCTCCATCCCTGACCCGGGTCTGTAACAATGGCACCTGCGTCACACTCCCCTTCCCATGGCTTGTCTCCCAGACCACCTCAGCCGTGTGTCTTGTGTGAGGTGAGAACCAGAGAAACTTAGATTGCTTGCACTGAAGTTGCCAAAAACCAAAAGTTACCCATTGTCTTTTAAGGCCATGCCGGGGAAGCATCCCTGCCCCACCGGCCCCACCGGGCCAGCACCTGCCGTGTGCCGGGGCGGGCAGGCTCTCCCGGAGAGCTCCGTTCTCGGAACACGCCGGAAGCTGCAGTAGCCTCGTCACAGAGACAGCCGAGGTTTGTTAGTTCGCTCAAAGCCGCAGACAGTAGTAAGAGGAAGGGCCTCGGTGCCAGGCGCCCCCACAGACACGAGAGCCTCCTCCTGCGAGCGCACCGGCCTCGGTGGCGTGGCCCCGGGGGAGGAGGGCGCGGCCCCCGGGCGGCGCCCCGTTCGTGCGCTGTGCTGCAGAGCCTCGGCGCCCCGCAGCAGCCAGCGCCTGGGGCAGGATGTTGGGGAAACACCTTTTGCTGATTTCCAGAGGCCTAGTGAGCTGTGAAGCGAGATTAGACGGGGGAAGCTGCCCTGCTTGGTTTTTCCTAATGACATCTCCCTCAATGGCTGCGTCAAATCTCTTCTCCCTGTGTAGGACTTGTCAGTCTTATGGTAAAGATCATCACTGCACCGCTAAAAGTCACCCAATAAAACAGACTGACCTTGCAGAACTCTCATTCCACAGAGATGGCCGCCAGTGTCCCAGTCAAATTCATCGCCAGATTGAGCAAACTTGCCCTTCTTGGTTTTGTTAACCTAAACATGCCGTGTCGGGGCGGGCACACGGGTGAAGGCGGGCGCCGGATGGGCGCTGCGCAGGCGCCGGGGTCCAGCCGTGTCCGGAGGGCCGGGACAGCAGGCGCGGACGCGGGCACTGGAAGCCGTGCGGGTTCTCAGTGAGGCTGGCCGGATGACTCATAcgttcttaattttaaatattcagaatcCACATTGCCTAAGTAATGAGTAACTTTACAGATACCCacttcttttgaaattttgcaGATACCACTTTAGGGAGCCCCTGGCCTGGCCGTGCGCGCTCACGGCTGAGTTCACAGAGTGACTGTCGccggggaagggtgggagggcgCACAGGGAGCGCCGAGATTTCACGCTGGCAAAGGGTTTCGGGGTTCTTCAAGTGAAGGCCTAATTTTTCTGCCGACAATGTCATTAGAGGATTTAAATTGGCTTCTCTTCTGCTCTGGTCCCCCGGTGCCAATATTGAGGAGTTGGGATTTATGGCAGAGGTTGACGGAAGACCCCTCACTGAACCAGTGTGAAAGGATAAAGCGGCCGCCAGGGCTCAGATCTACAGGAGAAGCAACACTTAAGTTGGGAAAGGCCGCCCAGCCCTGACGTGCACGTGGGTGTTTCCCGCCTCTGACCCAGGGCCACTCAGGGCAACCAGGCATGAGCAAGTCCATGTGTGTGACTCCGGCCAAAAGCCCGTTCCAAGCCTCTAAATGAGCAGTGAACATAAGTCCCTGGTAACACTGACAGTGAAATTGCCTTGTGGTGGTGACAATGTAAAACAAAGACAGGCACAGGCCAGCAAGCTCGGGGAGGAGTGCCCTTGCCTGGAAATTGCAGGGCAATTACTGCTCATCCCCAGATTGGAGACACGGGGTTGGGGCGGGGGCTCGGTATAGAATCCTTAAGTGGCACATTTGCCAGGCAAGCCTGGATTGCAGTTGGGGAAGGACAGCTAGACACATACATCTAATAAAAGCAAAACTCTGAATGGTACCCTCAGAAACCCCACCTGGCTCAGGAGATCTGCTCTGCTGTAGCCAGAGGCTCAGCGCCAAAGCGCACAGCCCCGATGGCTCTTTAGACCTTAGATCCCAGCGCTAAAGCGTGTTGGCTTCTTTGTAGGAAATACATGTCTAGGAAGGAGTTTTGGAAACAGGGACATTGCTGACTTTTCCTCTAAGGGACTATTTACTTTTACTGAGAAGATGCTATTCAAATAGCTTTGGCTCCCTTGGTTGAGGCAAAACTCCTGAATCCCAGAAGAGAAATTAC
Protein-coding regions in this window:
- the KCNJ5 gene encoding G protein-activated inward rectifier potassium channel 4, with product MAGDSRNAMNQDMEIGVTPWDPKKIPKQARDYVPVATDRTRLLAEGKKPRQRYMEKSGKCNVHHGNVQETYRYLSDLFTTLVDLKWRFNLLVFTMVYTTTWLFFGFIWWLIAYIRGDLDHVGDQEWIPCVENLSGFVSAFLFSIETETTIGYGFRVITEKCPEGIILLLVQAILGSIVNAFMVGCMFVKISQPKKRAETLMFSNNAVISMRDEKLCFMFRVGDLRNSHIVEASIRAKLIKSRQTKEGEFIPLNQTDINVGFDTGDDRLFLVSPLIISHEINEKSPFWEMSRAQLEQEEFEVVVILEGMVEATGMTCQARSSYMDTEVLWGHRFTPVLTLEKGFYEVDYNTFHDTYETNTPSCCAKELAEMKREGQLLQYLPTTPLLGGCAEPEPDAEAEQEEADEPRGLSGSRDTRGSV